The following proteins come from a genomic window of Bactrocera tryoni isolate S06 chromosome 1, CSIRO_BtryS06_freeze2, whole genome shotgun sequence:
- the LOC120766490 gene encoding uncharacterized protein LOC120766490: protein MGVQQIFGHGPRRTLQTPTTTNATITQPYRCGLANAPRTQLWEADIWCQPQTNLNVNGSKVGDSSVGTTTYAFTTNTTDATASEADNTEPTTPATVSTLHQPYRCMLEQFDAAVRRARYKCQPITKYAATGATEVAQNDLGEGFAATVAEESESGSVISADDANCVINTEVLVQQLRQPVVNFNLALAKQQPLQGDHISHLVDSINISDTANAQCKAVQRQLLYCDESAAANGILDDGTRLAHTDVAMASTTDNANFVANGGSSNASIVDDFICYLRIQYEDLTARLVPSPANQATQATAALDGLLQHNLTDSINAAEIGENPLSSAWQHFLNSSRSKWNAGDLLPQLGAQLVNSTAVQANYSWLAGAYDDALWSWNVFDELSNDNESVPVSVSSSSSSSDVGSSSLATLWGPRNLSNDYALSNKLTRQHDYEWIFLCVIFFIFAGGLGNILVCLAVARDKKLQNVTNYFLFSLAIADLLVSLFVMPLGAIPAFLGYWPLGFVWCNIYVTCDVLACSSSILHMCFISLGRYLGIRNPLGSRHRSTKRLAGIKIAIVWVMAMMVSSSITVLGLVNKHNIMPAPNICVINNRAFFVFGSLVAFYIPMLIMLTSYALTIPLLRKKARFAAEHPESELFRRLGGRFTIRPQHSQQQLQLPNNSFRRSNNSHTSYSKYCSSDSNRNFSAKNDGDISATGNGDCDKQQTHGLRHANTANYSNGCGKADGGGNSFGGALFKCRTSFRRSGMRHTSSASVRIKSPTRDTGGMDRLTQSQSAQHSSYWRTHGNPNIMDSHPNRHASVRVSASQPQLGYSTNSGTAGSALIGSAGGNDSALRKDVISSISGNTANNNGSNSALLSKQYGGTCEQSTQTPESIMRETRRHKLKTFKFSLNNVTAPALNLRFLNNRSKRNSLSANAVATEQKATKVLGLVFFTFVLCWSPFFILNIIFAACPACQVPEHVVDTCLWLGYVSSTINPIIYTIFNRTFRAAFIRLLKCNCERSGRPSRYRSVTEGRGALSLCAPSALPLAISFQGAPLMTPSTTNATPLSDFRGSYTITDDEC, encoded by the exons ATGGGTgtgcaacaaatttttggtCATGGACCAAGAAGAACACTACAAAcacctacaacaacaaatgcgacTATCACACAGCCATATCGCTGTGGACTTGCAAATGCGCCACGGACGCAACTCTGGGAAGCCGACATCTGGTGTCAACCGCAAACCAATCTCAACGTCAACGGCAGCAAAGTGGGCGATAGCAGCGTCGGCACAACAACGTATGCGTTCACAACCAATACAACAGATGCGACCGCAAGTGAAGCTGACAACACTGAGCCAACAACACCAGCGACGGTATCAACGCTCCATCAGCCATACCGCTGTATGCTGGAGCAGTTCGATGCGGCAGTGCGGCGAGCGCGCTACAAATGTCAACCAATCACGAAGTACGCTGCAACGGGAGCCACTGAGGTGGCGCAAAATGACCTTGGTGAAGGATTTGCGGCGACAGTGGCCGAGGAATCGGAGTCTGGCAGTGTCATCAGTGCGGACGATGCCAATTGCGTAATAAATACTGAAGTGCTGGTGCAACAGCTGCGGCAACCGGTGGTCAATTTTAATTTGGCACTGGCGAAGCAACAGCCATTACAGGGTGATCATATTAGTCATTTAGTTGATAGTATTAATATTAGTGACACAGCAAATGCACAATGCAAAGCAGTACAAAGGCAATTGCTATACTGTGATGAGTCTGCGGCGGCGAATGGCATATTGGATGATGGCACACGATTAGCGCACACAGATGTCGCCATGGCGTCCACCACAGACAATGCAAATTTCGTTGCAAATGGTGGCAGTAGTAATGCTTCCATAGTAGATGATTTCATTTGTTACCTGCGCATACAATACGAGGACCTAACCGCACGGCTTGTGCCGTCACCCGCCAACCAAGCAACGCAAGCCACAGCTGCATTAGATGGTTTGCTGCAACACAATTTGACTGATAGCATAAATGCCGCTGAAATCGGTGAAAATCCACTGAGTAGCGCTTGGCAGCATTTCCTTAACAGCAGTCGCAGTAAATGGAATGCCGGCGATTTGTTGCCACAACTCGGCGCTCAGTTGGTCAACTCAACAGCTGTGCAAGCTAACTACAGTTGGCTGGCGGGCGCTTATGATGATGCGCTCTGGTCGTGGAATGTCTTTGATGAGCTCAGCAATGACAACGAGTCTGTGCCGGTTAGTgttagcagcagcagcagcagcagcgatgTTGGCAGCAGTTCACTGGCAACGCTGTGGGGACCCCGTAATCTCAGCAACGACTATGCGTTGAGTAATAAGCTAACGCGGCAACATGATTACGAGTGGATATTCCTTTGTGTCATATTCTTCATATTTGCGGGTGGTCTCGGCAATATTCTAGTCTGTTTGGCTGTGGCACgcgataaaaaattacaaaacgtcaCCAACTACTTCCTCTTCTCGCTGGCGATAGCCGATCTGCTGGTCAGCCTGTTTGTGATGCCGCTGGGTGCGATACCAGCCTTTTTGG GTTACTGGCCGCTCGGCTTCGTTTGGTGTAACATTTATGTGACGTGCGATGTGCTGGCTTGCTCCTCGAGTATCCTGCACATGTGTTTCATCAGTCTGGGACGATATTTGGGTATACGAAATCCGCTGGGATCGCGGCATCGTTCGACGAAACGCTTGGCTGGCATTAAGATTGCCATTGTGTGGGTTATGGCAATGATGGTCTCGAGCTCAATAACAGTTTTGG GCCTCGTCAATAAGCACAATATCATGCCGGCTCCGAATATTTGCGTCATAAATAATCGCGCATTCTTCGTGTTCGGCTCGCTGGTGGCGTTCTACATTCCTATGCTGATAATGCTCACTTCCTATGCTCTGACAATACCACTGCTGCGTAAGAAAGCTCGCTTTGCGGCCGAGCATCCAGAAAGTGAACTCTTTCGACG CTTGGGTGGCCGTTTCACCATACGACCGCAGCACAGCCAGCAGCAATTGCAACTGCCCAACAACAGCTTCCGCCGTAGCAACAATAGTCACACCAGCTACAGCAAATATTGTAGCAGCGATAGCAATCGCAATTTCAGCGCCAAAAACGATGGAGACATTAGCGCCACGGGCAACGGTGATTGCGATAAGCAACAAACGCACGGCTTGCGACACGCCAACACAGCAAACTATTCGAATGGTTGTGGCAAAGCGGACGGTGGTGGCAATAGCTTTGGCGGTGCGCTCTTCAAATGCCGCACCAGCTTTCGGCGCAGCGGCATGCGTCACACTTCATCGGCATCGGTGCGCATTAAGTCGCCAACACGCGACACTGGCGGCATGGATCGGTTGACGCAATCGCAATCGGCACAACACAGCAGCTACTGGCGCACACACGGCAATCCGAACATAATGGACAG CCATCCCAATCGACATGCATCGGTGCGTGTGAGTGCCTCGCAACCGCAATTGGGTTATTCTACAAACAGTGGCACGGCGGGAAGCGCGCTGATCGGCAGCGCTGGCGGAAACGACAGTGCCCTGCGAAAGGATGTCATTAGCAGCATCAGCGGCAATACGGCCAACAACAATGGCAGTAATAGTGCGTTGCTATCGAAACAGTACGGCGGCACTTGTGAGCAGAGCACACAGACACCCGAGTCCATAATGCGTGAAACACGACGCCACAAGctgaaaacatttaaattctCACTGAATAATGTGACAGCGCCAGCGTTGAATTTGCG CTTCCTGAATAACCGCAGCAAACGCAATAGCTTATCCGCCAATGCAGTGGCCACCGAACAGAAAGCTACCAAAGTACTCGGCCTGGTCTTTTTCACCTTTGTCCTTTGCTGGTCACcgtttttcattttgaacatCATTTTCGCCGCTTGCCCCGCATGTCAAGTGCCCGAACATGTTGTGGACACATGCCTCTGGCTCGGTTATGTTTCATCAACAATTAATCCCATTATTTATACGATTTTCAATCGAACATTTCGTGCGGCTTTCATACGGCTACTAAAGTGCAATTGCGAGCG CTCCGGTCGGCCATCACGCTATCGCTCCGTCACCGAAGGACGCGGCGCTTTAAGCCTGTGCGCTCCATCCGCCCTACCGTTGGCCATTTCATTTCAAGGTGCACCTTTGATGACACCATCAACCACGAATGCGACACCGTTAAGCGATTTTCGTGGCAGCTATACGATCACAGATGATGAGTGTTAA